A single genomic interval of Corallococcus macrosporus harbors:
- a CDS encoding HEAT repeat domain-containing protein gives MPTFRRALALVLLATGCSHTSFERASEQDTVQAYQDFLREHPDDPEALTAQGRIEGLEFDEAKRLHSVLAYKRFLETYPDAPQRQRAQSLLEGLRFNAAKEADTEAGWRQFLAEHPDGAHRDEARARMQAAQERDVQTTTDLKRVTQLLQGEVAGARREELERKLDDESFAQASDAGKLFAYLREFPAGAHREEVRVKLLELEVEGLLVSGLVDEAEAKVKTHPLGPKLTGFPARLARARAEQGALSRTEPAARAMQAGHYLRDLEDLKRALVAPDPLDRWQAAEELGQHVSVRAMDPLLEALRTARNPLIRQNALSSLRSVLSALPAPVAAYEVAVRLESLRERASSPELYITVAALLDLSGQLEQAASQYQRVYESGGTDPLVLWRWVQLREQRHQAFSSAVAARQLAVWAQTTAREETVSAEGGVPLASARQLCAAVVDARFAAQAIARVHSQKTEFPEDLDTFERTAQDAVRLAEAKLADAELLLRQQHPGVRTCADQQVAERLSQGVKERTQALQQASSAKLPKPVGTLLLELARERDPSPEVRAAAASRLAGSTPP, from the coding sequence ATGCCCACCTTCCGCCGCGCCCTCGCCCTCGTGCTCCTGGCCACCGGTTGCTCGCACACGTCCTTCGAACGGGCCAGCGAGCAGGACACCGTGCAGGCCTACCAGGACTTCCTGCGCGAGCACCCGGATGACCCCGAGGCCCTGACGGCCCAGGGGCGCATCGAGGGACTGGAGTTCGACGAGGCGAAGCGGCTGCACTCGGTCCTCGCCTACAAGCGCTTCCTGGAGACGTACCCGGACGCGCCGCAGCGGCAGCGGGCGCAGTCGCTGCTGGAGGGCCTGCGCTTCAACGCGGCGAAGGAGGCGGACACGGAGGCCGGGTGGCGGCAGTTCCTCGCCGAGCACCCCGACGGCGCCCACCGCGACGAGGCGCGCGCCCGGATGCAGGCTGCCCAGGAGCGCGACGTCCAGACGACCACCGACCTGAAGCGCGTGACGCAGCTCCTCCAAGGCGAGGTCGCGGGCGCCCGCCGCGAGGAGCTGGAGCGCAAGCTGGACGACGAGTCCTTCGCCCAGGCGAGCGACGCCGGGAAGCTCTTCGCCTACCTGCGCGAGTTCCCCGCGGGCGCGCACCGCGAGGAGGTCCGCGTCAAGCTGCTGGAGCTGGAGGTGGAGGGACTGCTCGTCTCCGGCCTGGTGGACGAGGCCGAGGCGAAGGTGAAGACCCACCCGCTGGGGCCCAAGCTGACGGGCTTCCCCGCGCGCCTGGCCCGCGCCCGCGCCGAGCAGGGCGCCCTGTCCCGCACCGAGCCCGCCGCCCGCGCGATGCAGGCGGGCCACTACCTGCGCGACCTGGAGGACCTGAAGCGCGCGCTGGTGGCGCCGGATCCGCTGGACCGCTGGCAGGCCGCGGAGGAGCTGGGCCAGCACGTCTCCGTGCGCGCGATGGATCCGCTGCTGGAGGCGCTGCGCACGGCGCGCAATCCGCTGATCCGGCAGAACGCGCTGTCGTCGCTGCGCTCGGTGCTCTCCGCGCTGCCCGCCCCCGTGGCCGCCTACGAGGTCGCGGTGCGGCTGGAATCCCTGCGCGAGCGCGCCAGCAGCCCGGAGCTGTACATCACCGTCGCGGCGCTCCTGGACCTGAGCGGCCAACTGGAGCAGGCCGCGAGCCAGTACCAGCGCGTCTATGAATCCGGCGGCACGGATCCGCTGGTGCTCTGGCGCTGGGTGCAGTTGCGCGAGCAGCGCCATCAGGCGTTCTCCTCCGCGGTGGCCGCGCGGCAGCTCGCGGTGTGGGCGCAGACGACCGCGCGCGAGGAGACCGTGTCGGCGGAGGGTGGGGTGCCCCTGGCATCGGCCCGGCAGCTCTGCGCGGCGGTGGTGGACGCGCGCTTCGCGGCCCAGGCCATCGCCCGGGTGCACAGCCAGAAGACGGAGTTCCCCGAGGACCTGGACACCTTCGAGCGGACCGCCCAGGACGCGGTGCGGCTCGCGGAGGCGAAGCTCGCGGACGCGGAGCTGCTCCTGCGCCAGCAGCATCCTGGCGTCCGCACCTGCGCGGATCAGCAGGTCGCCGAGCGCCTGTCTCAGGGCGTGAAGGAGCGCACCCAGGCGCTCCAGCAGGCCTCCAGCGCGAAGCTGCCCAAGCCCGTGGGCACGCTGCTCCTGGAGCTGGCCCGCGAGCGCGATCCCTCCCCGGAGGTCCGCGCCGCGGCGGCCTCCCGGTTGGCTGGATCCACCCCTCCCTGA
- a CDS encoding CHAP domain-containing protein has product MKLGAWMAMLAMTTGCATGSPVGAWVASDAVRYRSASPPAFPRAALSSEVAVRESPRAPVKASTPRKTPAVAKAPGKAPAKPRPTVTPAKQTPVSPAPTGNPRERVLATARALVGQSSVQVNGKRYPADCTALIEATYAQAGVKFRGTLKAGDNGVTAMYRYARANGRVYTDGRPVPGDLVFFRETYDQNRDGRRNDGLTHVGLVDGVDADGTVTVIHRVKRGVVRYRMNLARPHMARDPKTGELLNDMLRSPAPGQPHVLTGQLFAAFGSVLPSGPAKPMAVAAR; this is encoded by the coding sequence ATGAAGCTGGGCGCATGGATGGCGATGCTGGCGATGACGACGGGCTGTGCGACCGGATCCCCCGTGGGTGCCTGGGTGGCGTCGGATGCCGTGCGCTACCGCTCCGCCTCCCCGCCTGCCTTCCCGCGCGCCGCGCTGTCCTCGGAAGTGGCGGTCCGCGAGAGCCCCCGCGCTCCCGTGAAGGCCTCCACCCCTCGCAAGACTCCAGCGGTGGCGAAGGCCCCGGGCAAGGCCCCCGCGAAGCCGCGCCCCACCGTCACGCCCGCGAAGCAGACGCCCGTCAGCCCCGCCCCCACGGGCAACCCGCGCGAGCGCGTGCTGGCCACGGCGCGCGCCCTGGTGGGCCAGTCCTCGGTGCAGGTGAACGGCAAGCGCTACCCGGCGGACTGCACGGCGCTCATCGAGGCCACGTACGCGCAGGCGGGCGTGAAGTTCCGGGGCACGCTGAAGGCCGGGGACAACGGCGTCACCGCGATGTACCGCTACGCCCGGGCGAACGGCCGCGTGTACACGGACGGGCGTCCCGTGCCGGGCGACCTGGTGTTCTTCCGCGAGACGTATGATCAGAACCGCGACGGCCGGCGCAACGACGGCCTCACCCATGTGGGGCTGGTGGACGGCGTGGACGCGGACGGCACCGTCACCGTCATCCACCGCGTGAAGCGGGGCGTGGTGCGCTACCGGATGAACCTGGCGCGCCCCCACATGGCCCGTGACCCCAAGACGGGCGAGCTGCTCAACGACATGCTGCGAAGCCCCGCTCCCGGCCAGCCGCACGTGCTCACCGGCCAGCTCTTCGCCGCGTTCGGCAGCGTGCTGCCCTCGGGCCCCGCGAAGCCCATGGCGGTCGCGGCCCGGTAG
- a CDS encoding glycosyltransferase family 2 protein translates to MAEVFFWCAALALVHTYFLYPLSLFALEGAAQVFQNMRKVRSGEAVRTGARAGPLPSVSLVVAAYNEASCIESKLQNSLALDYPADRFEVVIGSDGSTDGTDGLVQKCTDPRVRLSPAPRAGKTTVLNRCIPSAHGDIVLLSDANTMIDADAVRKIVRHFEDPEVGAVCGKLRLFNPTKQDYEESAYWNYESLIKLYEGKRGAVVGANGGLYAIRRSLFTQLPPSTIVDDFVIPLRILESGYKVVYEAGAVAHEETTEDYGKEFGRRARIAAGNFQSLRLVPGLLLPTAGFPAFAFWSHKLLRWCAPALMAAALLANLFLLDSLFYRVTLGAQLGFYALAYLGRSGIFKSGAAKKATSIAYYFVTMNMAIAVGFWRFLRNSQRAAWDRTARVPTSTTST, encoded by the coding sequence ATGGCGGAGGTCTTCTTCTGGTGCGCGGCGCTGGCGCTCGTGCACACGTATTTTCTCTATCCCTTGAGCCTGTTCGCCCTGGAGGGCGCGGCCCAGGTCTTCCAGAACATGCGCAAGGTGCGCTCGGGTGAGGCCGTCCGGACGGGCGCCAGGGCCGGGCCGCTGCCTTCGGTGAGCCTGGTGGTGGCCGCCTACAACGAGGCGAGCTGCATCGAGTCCAAGCTGCAGAACAGCCTGGCGCTGGACTACCCCGCGGACCGCTTCGAGGTCGTCATCGGGTCGGACGGCTCCACGGACGGCACGGACGGGCTGGTGCAGAAGTGCACCGACCCCCGCGTGCGGCTGTCGCCCGCGCCCCGCGCCGGCAAGACGACGGTGCTCAACCGCTGCATCCCGTCCGCGCACGGCGACATCGTGCTCCTGTCGGACGCGAACACGATGATCGACGCGGACGCGGTCCGGAAGATCGTCCGTCACTTCGAGGACCCGGAGGTCGGCGCGGTCTGCGGCAAGCTGCGCCTCTTCAACCCCACGAAGCAGGACTACGAGGAGAGCGCGTACTGGAACTACGAGTCCCTCATCAAGCTGTACGAGGGCAAGCGCGGCGCGGTGGTGGGGGCCAACGGCGGCCTCTACGCCATCCGGCGCTCGCTGTTCACGCAGCTGCCGCCGTCCACCATCGTGGATGACTTCGTGATTCCGCTGCGCATCCTGGAGAGCGGCTACAAGGTCGTCTACGAGGCGGGCGCCGTCGCCCACGAGGAGACGACGGAGGACTACGGCAAGGAGTTCGGCCGGCGCGCTCGCATCGCGGCGGGCAACTTCCAGAGCCTGCGCCTCGTGCCCGGGCTGCTTCTGCCCACCGCGGGCTTCCCCGCGTTCGCCTTCTGGTCGCACAAGCTCTTGCGCTGGTGCGCTCCCGCGCTGATGGCGGCGGCGCTCCTGGCCAACCTGTTCCTGCTCGACAGCCTGTTCTACCGCGTCACGCTGGGCGCGCAGCTGGGCTTCTACGCCCTGGCGTACCTGGGCCGCTCCGGCATCTTCAAGAGCGGCGCCGCGAAGAAGGCCACGTCCATCGCGTACTACTTCGTGACCATGAACATGGCCATCGCCGTGGGCTTCTGGCGCTTCCTGCGCAACTCGCAGCGCGCCGCGTGGGACCGCACCGCCCGCGTGCCGACCTCCACCACGTCGACCTGA
- a CDS encoding zinc-ribbon domain-containing protein, with the protein MQIACPQCSMQYVLDARLLPPGGASVQCTRCGHVFKASPAGVMAPAPKIPPAGGGDRAGAPSSTQIFGGDSGVGLKSTNLFAGSTTASGSFVPQPTPPSGPLSSSGVVPPPPSVAPVAPHPRPPVAPAVSGTQPPATGPKRVFGAMGPGVPAGPEAGQGAAPRAFGAASASSSGSFRLAEPGASAAGNSTRAFGAVPGPSGPQATEAGVSTRAFGAVPGPSGVQGGEAGASTRAFGAVQGPSGSHAAEVGGSTRAFGAVQGPSGSPAAEVGGSTRAFGAVPGSTGGGEPVGSTSRSFEDISPSGAPGEPPWSAAGASRSKLVPEGHGDAPWATAAPTATVSLPDDDAPFARTEPSRPAPSSSGASLLGGGLDRPLPSRKPSSDLPPELLGAASRTGGSIVIEDGDRRSSTLSRVLLVLVVLAGIVLAGYLAYPAFRDRNSAMPAEAVDKKDAAVKSLRRDDAASREQAIQDLKALATAHPKYAEVQAELAVASTLQLSDLHAQFDQLRFHADQLKRQLDEVNSDRSSPGWQAQANAIRAEMSEAERAMNPLRTDIAERRKVLNALVENLRVAPDVEPAATVAARLKAQALYASVTGASSALGLAERLRQAELTPSWSVVARAEFALSSGSPDTTLRAVSEELATLRSQDRTFLRPYFLGARLALRQNDPDAARNLLNELLALNPKHELAKRMLAQLPTAASP; encoded by the coding sequence GTGCAGATCGCCTGCCCGCAATGCTCGATGCAGTACGTGCTGGATGCCCGACTCCTGCCGCCCGGCGGCGCGTCGGTGCAGTGCACGCGGTGTGGCCATGTGTTCAAGGCTTCACCCGCTGGTGTCATGGCTCCCGCGCCGAAGATTCCTCCCGCGGGTGGGGGAGACCGGGCCGGTGCGCCGTCGTCCACGCAGATCTTTGGCGGTGACAGCGGCGTGGGCTTGAAGTCCACGAACCTGTTCGCGGGTTCCACCACGGCGTCCGGTTCCTTCGTCCCGCAGCCGACGCCGCCGTCGGGGCCGTTGTCTTCGTCGGGCGTGGTTCCTCCGCCGCCGTCCGTGGCTCCAGTCGCGCCACATCCCCGGCCTCCGGTGGCGCCCGCGGTGTCCGGCACGCAGCCTCCGGCGACGGGTCCCAAGCGTGTCTTCGGGGCGATGGGGCCTGGAGTGCCGGCGGGGCCGGAAGCGGGGCAGGGCGCGGCCCCGCGCGCGTTCGGCGCTGCCTCCGCGTCGTCCTCGGGTTCGTTCCGTCTCGCGGAGCCGGGGGCTTCGGCGGCGGGGAACTCGACCCGTGCGTTCGGCGCGGTGCCGGGGCCTTCAGGCCCGCAGGCCACCGAGGCTGGTGTTTCGACCCGTGCGTTCGGCGCGGTGCCGGGCCCTTCAGGGGTACAGGGGGGCGAGGCGGGCGCTTCGACGCGTGCGTTCGGTGCGGTGCAGGGGCCTTCGGGTTCACATGCAGCCGAGGTGGGCGGTTCCACCCGTGCGTTCGGCGCGGTGCAGGGGCCTTCGGGCTCACCGGCGGCAGAGGTGGGCGGTTCCACCCGGGCGTTTGGCGCGGTTCCCGGATCCACGGGTGGGGGTGAACCGGTTGGCTCGACGTCCCGGTCCTTCGAGGACATCTCGCCCTCGGGTGCGCCCGGAGAGCCGCCCTGGTCCGCGGCTGGCGCCTCGCGCTCCAAGCTCGTTCCGGAAGGCCACGGCGACGCGCCCTGGGCGACGGCCGCTCCGACCGCGACCGTCTCCCTGCCCGACGACGACGCGCCCTTCGCTCGCACCGAGCCTTCCAGGCCCGCGCCGTCTTCCAGCGGTGCATCGCTGCTCGGCGGTGGCCTGGACCGGCCCCTTCCTTCTCGGAAGCCCTCCAGCGACCTTCCTCCGGAACTGCTCGGGGCCGCGTCCCGCACCGGCGGCTCCATCGTGATCGAGGACGGCGACAGGCGCTCCTCCACGTTGAGCCGGGTGCTGCTCGTGCTCGTGGTGCTCGCGGGCATCGTCCTGGCCGGGTACCTGGCGTATCCCGCCTTCCGTGACCGCAATTCGGCCATGCCAGCGGAGGCGGTGGACAAGAAGGATGCCGCCGTGAAGTCCCTGCGTCGCGATGACGCGGCCTCGCGCGAACAGGCCATCCAGGACCTCAAGGCCCTGGCCACCGCCCATCCGAAGTACGCCGAAGTCCAGGCCGAGCTGGCCGTGGCCTCCACCCTCCAGCTGAGCGACCTGCACGCGCAGTTCGATCAGCTGCGCTTCCACGCGGATCAGCTCAAGCGGCAGCTCGACGAGGTGAACAGCGACAGGTCGTCGCCCGGTTGGCAGGCCCAGGCGAACGCGATCCGCGCGGAGATGAGCGAGGCCGAGCGCGCCATGAATCCGCTGCGCACGGACATCGCCGAGCGGCGCAAGGTGCTCAACGCGCTGGTGGAGAACCTCCGGGTCGCCCCGGACGTGGAGCCCGCCGCCACCGTCGCCGCGCGCCTCAAGGCCCAGGCCCTCTACGCCTCGGTGACGGGCGCCTCCAGCGCCCTGGGCCTCGCGGAACGCCTGCGTCAGGCGGAGCTCACTCCGTCCTGGAGCGTCGTGGCCCGCGCGGAGTTCGCCCTCAGCTCCGGCTCTCCCGACACCACCCTCCGTGCCGTCTCCGAGGAACTGGCCACGCTGCGCAGCCAGGACCGGACCTTCCTGCGCCCCTACTTCCTGGGCGCCCGGCTGGCCCTCCGCCAGAACGACCCGGACGCGGCCCGGAACCTGCTGAACGAGCTGCTGGCGCTCAATCCCAAGCACGAGCTGGCGAAGCGCATGCTCGCCCAGCTCCCCACCGCCGCCTCGCCCTGA
- a CDS encoding ComEA family DNA-binding protein, translating to MGLLVLGFTARARWPDSRPSLDCPPEAVRLDSAGLATCGPGTVPTGSQALALGLKLDLNAASESELALLPGVGRDLARRLVTAREELGRFASWEDVDAVPGVGAAKLETLRAATVLDSAAANGSVW from the coding sequence TTGGGGTTGCTCGTCCTGGGCTTCACGGCCCGGGCGCGGTGGCCGGATTCGCGGCCCTCGCTCGACTGCCCGCCGGAGGCCGTGCGGCTGGATTCGGCGGGGCTTGCCACGTGTGGCCCGGGGACGGTGCCCACGGGGAGCCAGGCGCTCGCGCTGGGGCTCAAGCTGGACCTGAACGCGGCCTCCGAGTCCGAGCTGGCCTTGTTGCCCGGTGTAGGCCGTGACCTGGCCCGACGGCTGGTGACCGCCCGCGAGGAGCTGGGCCGGTTCGCGAGCTGGGAGGACGTGGACGCGGTGCCGGGCGTGGGTGCTGCCAAGTTGGAGACCCTCCGGGCAGCCACCGTGCTGGACTCGGCGGCGGCCAATGGGAGCGTGTGGTAA
- a CDS encoding aspartate kinase yields the protein MALIVQKYGGTSVGDTERMKNVARRCLAAQKAGHDVVVVVSAMSGETNRLLKLVAQITDRPDEREQDVVVATGEQVSIGLVALAIQAQGGKAVSFLGHQVRIVTDSTFSKARIKSIDAEPIRAALKQGKIVVVAGFQGVDEAGSVTTLGRGGSDTTGVALAAALKADACEIYTDVDGVYTTDPNVCPAAKKLDRITYEEMLELASLGAKVLQIRSVEFAMKYKVPLWVKSSFTEDPGTLVCEEDASMEDVLVRGVAYDRNEAKITVVGVPDQPGMAAKLFGALDAKHIVVDLIVQNPSRDGRTDVTFTVAKSDFTKAHEVVKQAAQEVGATGLEVDDAIAKVSIVGVGMRNHSGVAAKMFQTLSQEGINIQLISTSEIKTSCVIHTKYTELAVRALHTAFGLDAPPPVTANPTVSEVDALKGQKA from the coding sequence GTGGCCCTCATCGTCCAGAAGTACGGCGGTACCTCGGTGGGTGACACCGAGCGCATGAAGAACGTCGCTCGCCGCTGCCTCGCCGCCCAGAAGGCCGGCCATGACGTCGTCGTCGTCGTGTCCGCCATGTCCGGCGAGACGAACCGCCTGCTCAAACTCGTGGCGCAGATCACCGACCGGCCCGACGAGCGTGAACAGGACGTCGTCGTCGCCACCGGCGAGCAGGTGTCCATCGGCCTGGTCGCGCTGGCCATCCAGGCGCAGGGCGGGAAGGCCGTGAGCTTCCTCGGCCACCAGGTACGCATCGTCACCGACAGCACCTTCTCCAAGGCGCGCATCAAGAGCATCGACGCGGAGCCCATCCGCGCCGCGCTGAAGCAGGGGAAGATCGTCGTCGTCGCCGGCTTCCAGGGCGTGGACGAGGCGGGCAGCGTCACCACGCTCGGCCGCGGCGGCTCCGACACGACGGGTGTCGCGCTGGCGGCGGCGCTCAAGGCCGACGCGTGTGAAATCTATACGGACGTCGACGGCGTCTACACCACCGACCCCAACGTGTGCCCGGCCGCGAAGAAGCTGGACCGCATCACCTACGAGGAGATGCTGGAGCTGGCCAGCCTGGGCGCCAAGGTGCTGCAGATCCGCTCGGTCGAATTCGCCATGAAGTACAAGGTGCCCCTGTGGGTGAAGTCTTCCTTCACCGAGGATCCGGGCACGCTCGTCTGCGAGGAGGACGCATCCATGGAGGACGTGCTGGTTCGAGGGGTCGCCTACGACCGGAACGAGGCGAAGATCACCGTGGTCGGCGTGCCGGATCAGCCGGGCATGGCGGCGAAGCTCTTCGGAGCGCTCGACGCGAAGCACATCGTGGTGGACCTCATCGTGCAGAACCCGTCCCGCGACGGGCGCACCGACGTCACCTTCACCGTCGCCAAGTCCGACTTCACCAAGGCCCACGAGGTCGTGAAGCAGGCGGCGCAGGAAGTGGGCGCCACGGGCCTGGAGGTCGATGACGCCATCGCCAAGGTGTCCATCGTCGGCGTGGGCATGCGCAACCACTCGGGCGTGGCGGCGAAGATGTTCCAGACGCTCTCGCAGGAGGGCATCAACATCCAGCTCATCTCCACGTCGGAGATCAAGACCTCCTGTGTGATCCACACGAAGTACACGGAGCTGGCGGTGCGCGCGCTGCACACGGCCTTCGGGCTGGACGCGCCGCCTCCCGTGACGGCCAACCCGACCGTGTCGGAAGTGGACGCGCTCAAGGGGCAGAAGGCCTGA